In one Falsibacillus albus genomic region, the following are encoded:
- a CDS encoding diacylglycerol kinase, giving the protein MRKARIIYNPTSGREIFKKSLAEVLMKLEVAGYETSCHATTCEGDASNAARIAVERKYDLVIAAGGDGTINEVVNGLAEQDFRPKLGIIPVGTTNDFARALHIPRDIMAATDIIVKGDTIPVDIGRMNDRYFINIAGGGRLTELTYEVPSKLKTMLGQLAYYLKGMEMLPSIRATEVSIEYDGKIFEGEVMLFLVGLTNSVGGFEKLAPDASINDGLFSLLVLKKTNLAEFIRIASMALRGDHVKDPNVIYTQANHIKVRSKEKMQLNIDGEFGGVLPAEFENLYRHLEVFVPIDQIRPEDRPENLE; this is encoded by the coding sequence ATGAGAAAAGCAAGAATTATATATAATCCTACTTCCGGTCGAGAAATCTTTAAAAAAAGTTTAGCGGAAGTATTAATGAAACTGGAAGTGGCCGGATATGAAACCTCATGCCACGCGACAACGTGTGAGGGCGATGCTTCGAATGCTGCCAGGATTGCAGTGGAAAGGAAATATGACCTTGTCATCGCTGCAGGCGGCGACGGCACGATCAATGAAGTGGTCAACGGACTTGCCGAGCAGGATTTCCGGCCTAAGCTGGGGATCATACCTGTAGGGACGACCAACGATTTCGCTCGGGCGCTGCACATCCCGCGCGACATAATGGCTGCAACGGACATCATCGTCAAGGGAGATACCATCCCGGTCGATATCGGACGCATGAATGACCGCTACTTTATCAATATAGCCGGGGGCGGAAGATTAACGGAGCTTACATATGAAGTGCCGAGCAAACTGAAAACGATGCTTGGACAACTTGCCTATTACTTGAAAGGCATGGAAATGCTTCCTTCCATCCGCGCAACCGAGGTTTCAATCGAGTATGATGGGAAAATCTTTGAAGGGGAAGTCATGCTATTCTTGGTGGGGCTGACCAATTCAGTAGGCGGTTTCGAGAAATTGGCACCAGATGCATCCATTAATGACGGCCTGTTTTCCCTGCTCGTTTTGAAAAAAACAAATTTAGCTGAATTTATCCGTATTGCCTCTATGGCACTTCGTGGAGATCATGTGAAGGATCCGAATGTCATCTATACACAGGCAAATCATATTAAGGTCCGTTCCAAGGAAAAAATGCAGCTGAATATCGATGGGGAGTTTGGCGGAGTCCTTCCGGCAGAATTTGAGAATCTGTACCGCCACTTGGAGGTATTTGTCCCAATCGACCAAATCCGTCCGGAGGATCGACCGGAAAATCTTGAATAA
- a CDS encoding FTR1 family iron permease: MLSSLFLSFREGLEAALIIGIILVQLAKFNKTTLAKAVYFGAIAGLVVSAVGGVIGFNEAKEMEKAGEEIFEGIMMVLAAGLIAYFILWLHKNKQMSSQVVSQVEKGTSWIGLFVLAFLSVLREGIELVIFTMTQISQDAANVAFGSIAGIVLAIILAYVVFKTTLKYNLGFIFKALGAILIFLGGELFGEGLVKLFEDGGEALETIGMIVFIVPSLYIFLKDDINRIKGQKKSNEKPKVS, encoded by the coding sequence ATGTTATCAAGCTTATTTCTGTCTTTTCGTGAGGGCTTAGAAGCCGCATTAATCATAGGCATAATCCTCGTACAACTTGCCAAGTTCAATAAAACAACCTTGGCAAAAGCCGTATATTTTGGAGCCATCGCCGGTCTTGTCGTAAGCGCTGTCGGAGGCGTGATCGGTTTTAATGAGGCAAAGGAAATGGAGAAGGCTGGAGAAGAAATTTTCGAAGGCATCATGATGGTGCTCGCAGCTGGTCTCATAGCTTATTTCATTTTATGGCTACATAAAAATAAACAAATGTCGAGCCAAGTCGTTTCCCAAGTTGAAAAAGGAACGAGCTGGATTGGACTATTTGTCCTTGCCTTCCTTTCAGTTCTTCGCGAAGGCATCGAACTGGTCATCTTCACTATGACCCAAATTTCACAAGATGCTGCAAATGTAGCGTTCGGAAGCATCGCTGGAATTGTATTGGCCATCATCCTGGCCTATGTTGTGTTCAAAACAACGCTTAAATATAATCTCGGATTTATTTTCAAAGCTTTGGGAGCCATTTTGATTTTCTTGGGCGGCGAATTATTCGGGGAAGGCTTAGTCAAGCTTTTCGAAGATGGCGGGGAAGCGCTGGAAACCATCGGCATGATTGTTTTCATCGTCCCATCACTCTACATTTTTCTAAAGGACGATATCAACCGCATCAAAGGACAGAAGAAATCGAACGAAAAGCCAAAAGTAAGCTAA
- a CDS encoding nucleoside hydrolase — protein sequence MKKVLFFTDPGIDDAIALMYALLHPDIELVGIVSSYGNISKKEATRNIAFILHTAGRSDIPLIGGATRPFDGLPPTYYPEIHGPKGLGPLIPPDFINGELLNFSRVFDIMKEHPDLTIVDVGRSTSLATAMILSSKEVSEVKEFYIMGGAFLTPGNVTEYAEANFFGDPLATNLVLTSLKNVHIMPLNITNTAIVTMDMVEYILQHAQNKLVHLLKPLMNFYCEVYAELVPGLQGAPIHDVTAMAMLTYPSLGKFLSRDVDVQTFGMTKGQSVADLRPKAPPSKNNINIYLKMDYQKFIKDFIHTMIGPNLK from the coding sequence ATGAAGAAAGTCCTTTTTTTCACAGATCCGGGAATCGATGATGCCATTGCATTGATGTACGCCCTGCTTCATCCGGACATTGAACTTGTCGGCATCGTTTCGAGCTATGGAAATATCAGCAAAAAGGAGGCGACACGGAATATCGCCTTTATTTTGCATACTGCAGGCAGGAGCGATATCCCCCTGATCGGAGGGGCAACAAGACCATTTGATGGCCTTCCGCCTACCTATTACCCAGAAATCCACGGACCAAAAGGGTTAGGACCGCTGATCCCCCCAGACTTTATCAACGGCGAGCTCCTGAACTTCAGCCGCGTGTTTGATATTATGAAAGAGCACCCCGACCTTACAATCGTCGATGTCGGGCGCTCCACCTCCCTGGCAACCGCCATGATCTTAAGCAGCAAGGAAGTTTCGGAGGTAAAGGAATTCTATATTATGGGCGGGGCTTTCTTAACCCCGGGAAACGTCACGGAATATGCCGAGGCTAATTTCTTCGGCGACCCCCTTGCAACAAATCTTGTTTTGACGAGCTTAAAGAACGTTCACATTATGCCATTGAACATCACCAATACAGCAATCGTGACCATGGATATGGTTGAGTACATTTTACAGCATGCCCAGAATAAGCTTGTACACCTGCTTAAGCCGCTGATGAATTTTTATTGTGAAGTGTATGCTGAATTGGTTCCAGGACTTCAAGGCGCACCGATCCACGACGTGACTGCCATGGCCATGCTGACCTACCCTAGCCTGGGAAAATTCCTTTCACGCGATGTAGACGTTCAGACGTTTGGAATGACCAAGGGACAAAGTGTAGCCGATCTTCGCCCGAAGGCTCCCCCATCCAAAAATAACATCAACATATATTTGAAGATGGATTATCAAAAATTCATTAAGGATTTTATTCATACCATGATCGGCCCCAACCTCAAATAA
- the rlmD gene encoding 23S rRNA (uracil(1939)-C(5))-methyltransferase RlmD has translation MSKKIHAPVQKNEYCDVGFEDLTHDGNGVAKVEGYPIFVPNSLPGEKGKIKIVKTGKGYGFGRLMELYEESRHRQEPPCPIYKECGGCQIQHYSYEGQLAAKTKHVRDVMTRIGKLENVKIHETLGMTDPWHYRNKAQVPVGERNGELIAGFYQKRSHEIIDMDACIIQDQKNDEVIQVVKDILKKYSVRAYDEHKHSGAIRHIMTRIGHKTGEVMVVLVTRTKELPHQNKIIEEIAGSIKGIKSIVHNVNSKRTNVIFGKDTKVLWGEEVIYDYIGDVKFAISARSFYQVNPAQTKVLYEQALEYAGLSGEETVIDAYCGIGTISLFLAQKAKKVFGVEIVPEAIEDAKRNAELNEIANAEFEAGEAEVVIPRWYKEGNKADVLVVDPPRKGCDEALLQTIIDMKPKKVVYVSCNPATLARDLRVLEDGGYKTAEIQPVDMFPQTMHVEAVAKIELV, from the coding sequence ATGAGTAAAAAAATACATGCACCTGTCCAGAAAAATGAATACTGTGACGTGGGGTTTGAAGATTTGACCCACGATGGCAATGGTGTTGCAAAAGTAGAGGGCTATCCCATTTTCGTGCCGAATAGCCTGCCAGGAGAAAAAGGGAAGATCAAAATCGTCAAGACTGGCAAGGGCTATGGGTTCGGCCGTCTGATGGAGCTTTATGAAGAAAGCCGTCATCGCCAAGAACCGCCTTGCCCCATCTATAAAGAATGCGGTGGCTGCCAAATTCAGCATTACAGCTATGAAGGGCAATTAGCCGCTAAAACAAAGCATGTACGGGATGTAATGACGCGCATCGGCAAACTGGAAAACGTGAAAATCCACGAGACTCTCGGGATGACAGATCCTTGGCACTACCGGAATAAAGCCCAGGTTCCGGTCGGGGAAAGGAATGGAGAGCTGATTGCAGGCTTTTATCAAAAGCGGAGCCATGAAATCATTGATATGGATGCATGCATCATCCAGGATCAAAAAAATGATGAAGTCATTCAAGTCGTGAAGGATATCTTGAAAAAGTACAGCGTCCGCGCCTACGACGAGCATAAGCATAGTGGCGCCATACGTCATATCATGACCCGCATCGGACATAAAACAGGTGAGGTTATGGTAGTCCTGGTCACCCGTACGAAAGAACTTCCCCATCAGAACAAAATCATCGAGGAAATCGCAGGCTCCATAAAAGGAATCAAATCAATCGTCCATAACGTGAACTCGAAGCGCACCAATGTGATTTTTGGGAAGGATACAAAGGTTTTGTGGGGAGAAGAAGTGATCTACGATTACATCGGAGACGTGAAGTTCGCCATATCTGCCCGTTCTTTCTATCAAGTTAATCCGGCTCAAACGAAGGTGCTTTATGAACAGGCGCTTGAGTATGCCGGTTTGAGCGGGGAAGAAACGGTTATCGATGCATATTGCGGTATCGGTACGATTTCACTGTTCCTGGCTCAAAAAGCGAAAAAGGTGTTCGGAGTGGAAATTGTTCCGGAAGCGATTGAAGATGCAAAGCGAAATGCCGAACTCAACGAAATCGCCAATGCTGAATTTGAGGCAGGGGAAGCGGAAGTGGTCATCCCCCGGTGGTACAAGGAAGGCAACAAAGCGGATGTCCTCGTCGTCGATCCACCAAGAAAAGGCTGCGATGAAGCTTTATTGCAAACCATTATTGATATGAAGCCGAAAAAGGTGGTCTACGTTTCATGTAATCCGGCAACGCTGGCGAGGGATTTGAGGGTGCTAGAGGACGGAGGCTATAAGACCGCTGAAATTCAGCCGGTGGACATGTTCCCGCAAACGATGCATGTAGAAGCAGTTGCGAAAATTGAATTGGTTTAA
- the guaC gene encoding GMP reductase translates to MENVFDYEDIQLIPAKCVVNSRSECDTTVTLGGHIFKLPVVPANMQTIIDDKIALNLAENGYFYIMHRFEPEKRKSFIQDMKSRALIASISVGVKEEEYDFILQLAEEQLVPDFITIDIAHGHSNSVIAMIQHIKKHLPQSFVIAGNVGTPEAVRELEHAGADATKVGIGPGKVCITKIKTGFGTGGWQLAALRWCAKAASKPIIADGGIRTHGDIAKSIRFGATMVMIGSLFAGHEESPGETIEIDGKYYKEYFGSASEFQKGEKKNVEGKKMHVEHKGSLQDTLIEMEQDLQSSISYAGGNKLDAIRTVDYVIVKNSIFNGDKVY, encoded by the coding sequence ATGGAAAATGTATTCGATTACGAAGATATTCAATTGATTCCTGCAAAATGTGTCGTCAACAGCCGTTCTGAGTGTGATACGACAGTGACATTGGGTGGACATATTTTTAAATTGCCGGTGGTTCCTGCGAACATGCAGACGATTATAGATGATAAAATCGCACTAAACTTAGCTGAAAACGGTTATTTTTATATCATGCACCGATTTGAACCAGAAAAGAGAAAATCCTTCATTCAAGATATGAAATCACGTGCATTGATTGCTTCGATCAGCGTAGGTGTAAAAGAGGAAGAATATGATTTCATCCTCCAGTTAGCAGAAGAGCAGCTTGTACCGGATTTCATCACAATCGACATTGCCCATGGCCATTCGAATTCAGTGATTGCCATGATACAGCATATTAAGAAGCACTTGCCGCAAAGCTTTGTCATTGCAGGGAATGTCGGGACGCCTGAAGCTGTAAGGGAGTTGGAGCATGCTGGAGCAGATGCGACCAAAGTGGGCATCGGGCCAGGTAAAGTATGCATCACGAAAATCAAAACAGGATTCGGGACAGGTGGATGGCAGTTGGCAGCACTACGATGGTGTGCCAAAGCTGCAAGCAAACCAATCATTGCCGACGGTGGAATCCGCACCCATGGAGATATCGCGAAATCGATTCGATTTGGCGCTACCATGGTTATGATCGGCTCCCTTTTTGCTGGTCATGAAGAATCTCCTGGAGAAACGATTGAAATTGACGGAAAGTATTATAAAGAATACTTCGGTTCAGCATCCGAATTCCAAAAAGGTGAAAAGAAAAATGTAGAGGGCAAGAAAATGCATGTTGAACATAAAGGCTCTTTACAGGATACGCTGATTGAGATGGAGCAGGATCTTCAATCATCCATCTCCTATGCTGGCGGAAACAAGCTTGATGCCATCCGGACAGTGGATTATGTCATCGTCAAGAACTCCATCTTCAATGGGGATAAAGTATATTGA
- a CDS encoding TetR/AcrR family transcriptional regulator translates to MLFKSLNIDPEKEDRIVNAALKVFSQNGYQKASTNAIVKEAKISKGLLFHYFKSKKDLYLSLSEQLSDLFLEKIYERVDWEESDIFCVLRQIVLLKFELFKVYPEMTDFLNAVYQETDSEVAGEINRKKEKLIAESFRKLFANIDVNKFKESVDVQKSIKIIHWTFEGMGRRNQERYKEVPVDQLDKEEILSEIDAYIHILKQSFYK, encoded by the coding sequence TTGTTGTTTAAATCGCTGAATATCGATCCTGAAAAAGAGGACCGAATCGTTAATGCAGCTTTAAAAGTCTTCTCGCAAAATGGCTATCAAAAAGCTTCGACCAATGCCATCGTCAAAGAAGCAAAGATATCAAAGGGGCTATTGTTCCATTATTTCAAAAGCAAGAAAGATTTGTATCTCTCATTAAGCGAACAATTATCGGATTTGTTTTTAGAGAAAATTTATGAACGGGTTGACTGGGAGGAGAGTGATATTTTCTGCGTGTTAAGGCAGATCGTATTGCTGAAATTTGAGCTGTTCAAAGTTTATCCTGAAATGACTGATTTTTTAAACGCTGTGTACCAGGAAACAGACAGTGAAGTGGCCGGCGAAATCAATCGCAAGAAGGAAAAGTTGATTGCAGAAAGCTTCCGAAAGTTATTCGCGAATATCGATGTGAATAAATTTAAAGAAAGCGTGGATGTCCAAAAGTCCATTAAAATCATTCATTGGACTTTTGAAGGCATGGGCAGAAGAAATCAGGAAAGGTATAAAGAGGTGCCGGTCGATCAACTTGATAAAGAAGAGATATTGTCTGAGATTGATGCTTACATCCATATTTTGAAACAGTCTTTTTATAAATAG
- a CDS encoding ABC transporter ATP-binding protein yields the protein MNVIEINNLTKTYGSSRGIESISFNVEEGEIFGFIGPNGAGKSTTIRTLLSLIYPTSGGAKIFGKDCIQYAPEIAKEVGYLPSEVFYYDNMKVIDLLKYSASFYKKDCNKRIRELAEIMDLDVSKKIDDLSLGNKKKVGIVQGLLHEPKLIILDEPTSGLDPLMQQKFFDLLEAENKKGATILFSSHILSEVQRLCDRVAIIKEGKIVQVEKISILKENNHKKFKIEVSSEIEPGYFEMDGVTKIEAKNAHISFLFRGDINQVMRKIAEIEIKNLWIEEPDLEEIFMHYYEKEA from the coding sequence ATGAATGTGATAGAAATCAACAACCTGACGAAGACATATGGAAGTTCCCGAGGGATTGAATCAATCAGCTTTAATGTGGAAGAAGGAGAAATATTTGGGTTCATCGGACCGAATGGCGCTGGAAAATCCACTACGATCAGGACCCTGTTGTCATTGATCTATCCGACAAGCGGAGGTGCCAAGATCTTTGGCAAGGACTGTATCCAATACGCACCCGAAATCGCGAAAGAAGTAGGGTATCTGCCATCTGAAGTTTTTTATTATGACAATATGAAGGTCATTGATTTGCTGAAGTATTCAGCCAGTTTTTATAAAAAAGACTGTAATAAACGGATTAGGGAATTAGCGGAAATCATGGATTTGGATGTATCGAAAAAAATAGATGACCTCTCACTCGGAAACAAAAAGAAAGTGGGCATCGTTCAAGGACTTCTGCATGAGCCTAAGCTAATCATACTGGATGAGCCGACAAGCGGATTGGATCCACTGATGCAGCAGAAATTCTTTGATTTGCTGGAGGCAGAAAATAAAAAAGGAGCGACGATTTTGTTTTCGTCCCATATATTGAGCGAGGTTCAGCGCTTATGCGACAGGGTGGCGATCATCAAGGAAGGAAAGATCGTCCAAGTCGAAAAAATCAGTATCTTAAAAGAAAACAATCATAAAAAATTCAAAATAGAAGTAAGCAGTGAGATTGAACCGGGATACTTTGAAATGGACGGCGTCACGAAGATTGAAGCTAAGAATGCACACATCAGCTTTTTATTTCGAGGGGATATCAATCAAGTAATGAGAAAAATTGCAGAAATTGAAATCAAGAATCTGTGGATCGAGGAGCCGGACTTGGAAGAAATCTTTATGCACTACTATGAAAAGGAGGCCTAG
- a CDS encoding ABC transporter permease subunit, translated as MNIYIHELKAYRKSTMLWTALLVFLLILFMSLFPSIAHDFDEFKKILEGFPEGVRKAIGLQVESMGTVVGFYSYTFLYLTLCGAIQGMNFGISIVSKETREKTADFLLTKPVTRKKVLSSKILAAITSLIVTNVIFIIAAVLLANLVKTEAYSLKIFLMISLTLFFIQMIFFSMGILIAVVFSKIKSVITVSLGVVFMFFMVGLLAAVGGEDGGHYFSPFKYFDTAYIIRNSSYEPSYALVGTGVIIVSLAASYLIYTKKDIHSV; from the coding sequence ATGAATATTTATATTCATGAGCTAAAGGCTTATCGAAAGTCTACGATGCTATGGACTGCCTTATTAGTGTTTTTACTCATTCTCTTCATGTCTTTGTTTCCCTCCATCGCCCATGATTTCGATGAGTTCAAAAAGATACTTGAAGGATTTCCGGAAGGTGTCCGAAAAGCGATCGGACTGCAGGTCGAGAGTATGGGGACAGTGGTAGGATTTTATTCGTACACGTTTTTATATTTGACATTATGCGGAGCGATACAAGGAATGAACTTTGGCATCTCGATTGTTTCGAAGGAAACGAGGGAAAAAACGGCGGACTTCCTTTTGACGAAACCAGTGACCCGGAAGAAAGTGCTGTCTTCCAAAATTTTAGCAGCGATTACATCTTTGATCGTCACAAATGTCATCTTTATCATTGCAGCTGTCTTGTTGGCAAATTTGGTGAAGACGGAAGCGTACAGCCTCAAAATCTTTCTGATGATTTCTTTGACCCTCTTTTTCATTCAGATGATATTCTTCTCTATGGGTATCCTGATTGCTGTCGTTTTTTCAAAAATCAAATCCGTCATTACCGTATCACTTGGGGTCGTTTTCATGTTCTTTATGGTCGGGTTGCTTGCGGCAGTTGGAGGAGAGGATGGCGGACATTATTTCTCCCCATTTAAATATTTTGATACTGCCTATATCATAAGAAATTCCAGTTATGAGCCATCATATGCACTGGTGGGAACCGGGGTTATTATTGTTTCCCTTGCAGCCAGCTATCTAATTTACACGAAGAAGGATATTCATTCAGTCTAA
- a CDS encoding ABC transporter permease subunit → MNVFWREMKFQRKSLIIWCIGMIAMIVAGMGKYAGLSSSGQSMNDLMAQMPKSLQVLMGIGSFDISTASGYYGGLLFLYLLLIGTIHAAMLGATILSKEERDKTAEFLFVKPISRSKIIATKLLAALMNVIILTLVTWLTCLVIVGRYSDGVAVGTDISMTIAGMFILQLLFLTIGASIAAVTKRPNKAASVSTGVLLLTFILSFAIDLNDQLDFLKYITPFKYFEAKHVMHGGGLDAGFVILTFSMIFLLLMITFIFYRKRDLKV, encoded by the coding sequence GTGAATGTTTTTTGGAGAGAAATGAAATTTCAGCGGAAGTCGTTGATCATATGGTGCATCGGGATGATCGCCATGATCGTGGCAGGTATGGGGAAATACGCCGGGTTGTCATCATCTGGACAATCAATGAATGATTTGATGGCGCAAATGCCAAAATCGCTGCAGGTATTGATGGGGATCGGCAGTTTCGATATCTCGACGGCAAGCGGATATTATGGAGGGCTGCTGTTCTTATACTTGCTCTTGATTGGGACGATACACGCCGCAATGCTTGGTGCAACCATCCTCTCGAAGGAAGAACGGGATAAAACAGCTGAATTTCTGTTTGTCAAACCGATTTCAAGAAGCAAAATCATTGCCACCAAGCTTCTTGCAGCCTTGATGAACGTCATTATTCTAACACTGGTGACATGGCTGACATGCCTCGTCATTGTTGGAAGGTATAGTGATGGAGTGGCAGTGGGCACAGACATTTCCATGACGATTGCAGGAATGTTCATCTTGCAGCTATTATTTTTAACTATAGGAGCATCGATTGCAGCTGTGACAAAAAGACCCAACAAAGCTGCCTCGGTGTCCACAGGGGTCCTTTTGCTGACTTTTATCTTATCATTCGCCATTGACTTGAATGATCAGTTGGATTTTTTGAAATACATCACTCCGTTTAAATATTTTGAAGCAAAGCATGTGATGCATGGCGGCGGACTTGATGCCGGGTTTGTCATTCTTACCTTTTCGATGATTTTCCTCCTGTTGATGATCACATTTATCTTTTACAGAAAAAGAGATTTAAAAGTATAA
- a CDS encoding DUF4003 family protein, translated as MNEALKKVDTYAAIFGQMKNRFRWRVSDSRILMMAASLYVTSERDFDLQRFDELSEFIKDEVGMFSTLKHQERFTIAAMLDTRFEAPKDKLHEFLSIYEDLKDTGFHRSVYTYIAAMVALSGEKHHKESVPLAFSIYKKMKEHHFFLTGQDDYPLAMLLAQGDQDTDELMDQIEGYYRKLNGAGFRKGNELQSMSHILSLQDEVAQDEMVNRCSQLFQIMKQGGMKAKAMHYPQIALLSFLEDAKARLAQLEEIWERLNSEKLFKWHKDINMLMAVQFLITEQIEHSSMLSTSLYTTMETLIQAQQAASVAAISGAAAAAAASN; from the coding sequence ATGAACGAAGCGTTGAAAAAAGTCGATACATATGCAGCGATTTTCGGACAGATGAAGAACAGGTTCCGCTGGAGAGTGTCGGATTCAAGGATCTTGATGATGGCCGCCTCCTTATATGTGACAAGTGAACGGGATTTTGATCTGCAGCGATTTGATGAGCTCAGTGAGTTTATCAAAGACGAAGTCGGCATGTTTTCCACATTGAAGCATCAGGAACGATTCACCATTGCCGCGATGCTGGATACACGCTTTGAAGCCCCAAAGGACAAGTTGCACGAGTTCCTATCCATTTATGAAGATTTGAAGGATACCGGTTTTCATCGAAGTGTGTATACGTATATTGCTGCCATGGTCGCCCTCTCAGGGGAAAAACATCATAAGGAGTCTGTCCCCCTCGCCTTCAGCATTTATAAAAAAATGAAAGAGCATCACTTCTTCTTAACAGGACAGGACGATTACCCGCTAGCCATGCTTCTGGCACAAGGGGATCAGGATACAGACGAATTGATGGATCAAATTGAAGGCTATTATCGAAAATTGAATGGGGCTGGATTCAGGAAAGGCAATGAGCTCCAAAGCATGAGCCATATTTTATCCCTTCAAGATGAAGTTGCCCAGGATGAAATGGTGAACCGGTGCAGCCAATTGTTTCAGATCATGAAACAGGGCGGCATGAAAGCTAAAGCAATGCATTATCCCCAAATCGCCTTGCTCTCCTTCTTGGAAGATGCTAAGGCACGTTTAGCACAATTGGAGGAAATTTGGGAGAGGCTGAATTCGGAAAAACTATTCAAATGGCATAAAGATATCAATATGCTTATGGCCGTTCAGTTTTTGATCACCGAACAAATCGAGCATTCATCCATGCTGTCTACCAGCTTATATACAACGATGGAAACGTTGATCCAAGCGCAGCAGGCTGCCTCTGTAGCTGCCATTTCAGGGGCTGCCGCAGCCGCAGCTGCCAGTAATTAA
- a CDS encoding VanW family protein, protein MKWIAAIVLTCSLIGMAGCSGKTAKEKELQKQVAELQKQIDELKKEKAEAAKQKEKQEAEKKQGLVEVIDPETKTVVATLNPKEMGYFADKEKYKADIEKWAKEAARGAEGKAGFDQRMIPDRIGDGGQVIKGKPRKILEESELAEKIIGASEKGGTVELPLYVTESGYKPEEVSHLGEVVIASYTTQFDASVLGRTKNIELSAKAINNVIVGTQDIFSFNTTVGPSDKAHGYQPAAEAVNGKLVEGIGGGICQTSSTLYNAVDKLGVAYVEKHHHSVHVGYVPTGRDATVSFGGLDFRFQNTTKIPFLLKAYVNNGALTVEVRTSQANAEQM, encoded by the coding sequence ATGAAATGGATAGCGGCAATTGTATTGACTTGCAGCCTGATCGGTATGGCGGGGTGCTCTGGAAAAACAGCCAAGGAAAAGGAGTTGCAGAAACAGGTTGCAGAGCTGCAAAAACAAATTGATGAATTAAAGAAAGAGAAAGCGGAAGCTGCGAAGCAAAAAGAAAAACAAGAAGCAGAAAAAAAGCAAGGGTTGGTTGAAGTGATTGACCCGGAAACGAAAACAGTGGTGGCAACCCTGAACCCTAAGGAAATGGGATACTTCGCCGATAAGGAAAAGTACAAAGCGGATATTGAAAAGTGGGCGAAGGAAGCTGCCAGGGGGGCTGAGGGGAAAGCTGGATTCGATCAACGTATGATCCCCGACCGAATCGGGGATGGCGGTCAGGTCATCAAAGGGAAACCGAGAAAAATATTGGAGGAATCCGAATTAGCCGAGAAAATCATCGGTGCATCGGAAAAGGGAGGGACCGTCGAGCTGCCTCTCTACGTAACGGAAAGCGGCTATAAGCCTGAAGAAGTTTCCCACCTGGGAGAAGTGGTGATCGCATCTTATACAACCCAATTTGATGCCAGTGTCTTAGGAAGAACAAAGAATATAGAATTGTCTGCCAAGGCCATCAACAATGTCATCGTCGGCACGCAGGATATTTTTTCTTTTAACACCACGGTCGGACCAAGCGACAAGGCGCATGGATATCAACCCGCAGCGGAAGCGGTGAATGGAAAATTGGTTGAAGGGATTGGCGGGGGAATCTGCCAAACTTCTTCCACATTGTACAATGCCGTGGATAAATTGGGGGTCGCTTATGTGGAAAAGCACCATCATTCCGTTCATGTGGGCTACGTCCCGACTGGAAGGGATGCGACCGTTTCTTTCGGCGGATTGGACTTTCGATTTCAGAACACCACAAAAATTCCATTTTTATTAAAAGCTTACGTGAACAACGGAGCATTGACAGTGGAGGTTAGAACTTCACAAGCAAATGCAGAACAAATGTAA